The Pseudomonadota bacterium genome includes a region encoding these proteins:
- a CDS encoding diguanylate cyclase, translating to MSTLIFFAAAAVHRCHVVYLTTALFVLTLAVPASADIDDSPLAELHRQTWTTREGIPHNTVNAIAQTPDGYLWLATWEGVARFNGHRFRIYERSPETGLPDSGVLSLSLDGQGQLVVAGARGGVVITDGQQWLPLQRAHGQAMITHARMDRHDQLWLATQGGGVLRRRLGPDLETIEETRLLPDASAYWIAPDADGRVWVATSRGLLRASGKESVLFDAEHGLPPVPVLSILHGSGSDMLVGTENGLYQRQAEARSFQPLDLAFQDMAISTLLRDQGGAIWVGTVAHGLFRIAADGRISRLGTADGLPNNRVLALHEDFEGSLWVGTNGGLFRLREAPFVTYTRSQGLAGDFVRVVMPHSDGSLWIGTSEGVSRLFDGRIEPVTIDGSALTLSTLSLAELANGDVLIGTHSDGVLRWRDGRLLAVYDRGSGLPSNDIRIMIQDSRERIWIGTAGGLVRMDDGGMRVFTPEDGLPGNFIIALHEDSEGRVWVGTGFGLAGSQGERFEAISLLHLDEAMYVYGIHTDPQRGSLWLATDRGLIRFFPASGDMTMVGRAAGLPIDKLFQAVQDQRGGMWLTSNRGILRIDRENAHAVADGRADAVDYELYAEGDGMVSAQANGGAGPAAAWHAGRIWIATAAGVAAVDPDFLTRYEDSALPVSIERIEVDGRSIPPVARGFELQPGTSRIAIGYAGLGFVMPQRIQYRTRLDGFDDDWIFRGSQSIAEYTNLGPGTYTFHVSAAYPSGSWNDSEASIRFSIAPLPWQQPWFWIGVALAGLVMLAVLIQLRMRQLQRRAQLLHDQVNEKTRELKHQAQAFERQARVDELTGLANRRAFDEWLADAFDRTRKSGKTLCVVVMDLDHFKQVNDRFDHTVGDEVMRIVANVLRDHIRQGDQAARWGGEEFTLTFPDCHSARAARICERIRQAIEAVDLSGTASDLRITASFGISDSSHAETYTELVRQADQALYKAKEQGRNRVVQYGAGKPR from the coding sequence TTGTCCACGTTGATCTTTTTCGCCGCAGCGGCCGTCCATCGATGCCATGTTGTCTACCTGACAACCGCCCTGTTTGTGCTGACGCTGGCGGTACCAGCCAGCGCCGATATCGATGACTCGCCCCTGGCCGAGCTTCACCGTCAAACCTGGACGACGCGTGAGGGCATACCGCACAACACCGTCAATGCGATAGCGCAGACACCCGACGGGTACCTGTGGCTGGCGACCTGGGAAGGAGTGGCCCGGTTCAACGGTCACCGCTTCCGGATCTATGAGCGCAGTCCCGAAACGGGCCTGCCGGACTCCGGTGTCCTGTCGCTAAGCCTTGACGGCCAAGGGCAACTGGTGGTTGCGGGCGCACGCGGTGGTGTCGTGATCACGGACGGACAGCAGTGGCTTCCGCTCCAACGCGCGCACGGCCAGGCCATGATCACACATGCCAGAATGGATCGGCATGACCAACTCTGGCTGGCCACCCAAGGCGGCGGGGTCCTGCGTCGACGGCTTGGTCCCGACCTGGAGACGATCGAGGAAACCCGGTTGTTGCCTGATGCCAGCGCTTACTGGATTGCTCCTGATGCAGACGGACGCGTCTGGGTCGCAACTTCGCGCGGCCTGCTCCGGGCCAGCGGAAAGGAGAGCGTCCTGTTCGATGCCGAGCACGGCCTGCCGCCTGTACCGGTTCTCAGCATCCTTCATGGGTCCGGTAGCGACATGCTGGTTGGTACCGAAAACGGCCTGTACCAGCGACAGGCCGAGGCCAGATCGTTCCAGCCGCTGGACCTTGCGTTCCAGGACATGGCGATCAGCACCTTGCTGCGGGACCAGGGCGGAGCCATCTGGGTCGGCACCGTCGCCCATGGCCTGTTTCGCATCGCCGCCGACGGCCGTATCAGTCGCCTGGGCACGGCCGATGGGCTCCCGAACAATCGTGTTCTGGCCCTCCACGAGGACTTCGAAGGCAGCCTGTGGGTTGGCACCAACGGCGGGCTGTTTCGCCTGCGTGAGGCGCCGTTCGTAACTTACACCCGCAGTCAGGGTTTGGCGGGCGATTTTGTTCGCGTCGTCATGCCACACTCCGACGGCAGCCTGTGGATCGGCACCAGCGAGGGCGTCAGCCGTCTGTTTGACGGTCGGATCGAGCCGGTAACCATTGATGGCTCGGCGCTGACCCTCTCGACGCTGAGCCTGGCCGAACTGGCCAATGGCGATGTGCTGATCGGCACGCATTCAGATGGCGTACTGCGCTGGCGGGACGGCCGCCTGCTGGCCGTCTATGACCGCGGTTCCGGGCTGCCGTCCAATGACATACGCATCATGATCCAAGACAGCCGCGAACGCATCTGGATCGGCACGGCCGGGGGGCTGGTCAGAATGGACGATGGCGGAATGCGGGTGTTCACACCCGAGGACGGATTGCCCGGGAATTTCATCATCGCTCTGCATGAGGATAGTGAGGGTCGCGTCTGGGTGGGCACGGGTTTCGGTCTGGCAGGGAGCCAGGGTGAACGCTTCGAGGCGATCTCCCTGCTCCATCTCGACGAGGCAATGTACGTCTACGGCATCCATACCGATCCCCAGCGCGGCAGCCTGTGGCTGGCCACGGATCGCGGACTGATCCGTTTTTTTCCGGCAAGTGGTGATATGACCATGGTCGGGCGGGCCGCCGGGTTGCCCATCGACAAGCTGTTCCAGGCAGTACAGGACCAGCGCGGCGGGATGTGGCTGACAAGCAATCGCGGCATTCTGCGCATCGACCGCGAAAACGCTCACGCCGTTGCTGACGGGCGTGCCGATGCCGTTGACTACGAGCTCTATGCCGAAGGTGATGGCATGGTCAGCGCCCAGGCCAACGGAGGCGCCGGTCCGGCGGCCGCCTGGCATGCCGGCAGAATCTGGATCGCTACCGCGGCCGGTGTAGCCGCCGTTGATCCCGATTTCCTGACGCGTTACGAGGACAGCGCGCTGCCGGTCAGTATCGAGCGCATTGAGGTCGATGGTCGCAGCATTCCGCCCGTGGCGCGTGGTTTTGAACTGCAGCCGGGGACCTCCCGGATCGCGATCGGGTACGCTGGCCTCGGGTTCGTGATGCCACAGCGTATCCAGTACCGGACCCGACTGGACGGATTTGACGACGACTGGATCTTTCGCGGCTCGCAGAGCATTGCCGAATACACCAACCTGGGTCCCGGAACCTATACCTTTCATGTATCGGCAGCCTACCCGTCGGGCAGCTGGAATGATTCCGAGGCCAGTATCCGGTTCTCGATTGCCCCCCTGCCCTGGCAGCAGCCCTGGTTCTGGATCGGCGTGGCGCTGGCCGGGCTTGTGATGCTGGCTGTGTTGATTCAGTTGCGCATGCGCCAGCTGCAGCGTCGTGCCCAGCTGCTTCACGATCAGGTCAACGAGAAAACCCGGGAGCTCAAGCATCAGGCACAGGCTTTCGAGCGGCAGGCGCGCGTTGACGAACTGACCGGGCTGGCCAACCGACGCGCCTTCGACGAGTGGCTGGCTGATGCCTTTGACCGGACTCGAAAAAGCGGCAAGACGCTGTGCGTGGTGGTGATGGATCTGGATCACTTCAAGCAAGTCAATGATCGTTTTGACCACACGGTCGGCGATGAAGTCATGCGCATCGTGGCCAACGTGCTGCGCGATCATATTCGTCAAGGCGACCAGGCGGCACGCTGGGGCGGTGAAGAATTCACGCTGACGTTTCCAGACTGTCACAGCGCTCGCGCGGCCCGGATCTGTGAACGGATTCGTCAGGCGATCGAGGCAGTCGACCTGTCCGGGACGGCGTCTGATCTGCGCATTACCGCCAGTTTCGGGATCAGCGACTCGAGTCACGCGGAAACCTACACCGAACTGGTCCGACAGGCCGACCAGGCCCTCTACAAGGCAAAGGAACAGGGCCGAAACCGGGTCGTGCAGTACGGCGCCGGGAAACCGAGGTGA
- a CDS encoding diguanylate cyclase, whose product MQSVASPGRAASVQLRSLAAVLVAICGVLLTLSVIDEVNFSSMRMGVFLSEQDNAVIIEAVEPDLPAQAAGLAGGDRLLAIEGQPVPTLVELNRVLDQHGKDGEALSLEVERAGEVLRLTLTPGVSADINRLLGQIVLVAAYLGLALLAASHQHKDMRARLLAIFVGIIAIELALPGTRTFGAAAAYGTLFFWMLTTGIQFSLELHMVSLIPSRLPLLKRHPRLVILYYVAGAAASAVLLWLAVSELLLFPDPEINRLGAAEDVMMVGWATLVTLVLVRQLARAGSARERNQTLLVLVGLTPWVVYVLLTTFWSGWAVLDQAWTEPIENIVLLFFPAAVFVAIFRYGLFDVESFVRRSLVYGTVTVLLIVLLYALLTAALPWLSEQVGSDLAHWVITAGALMIGALFRPLRHGIEQAVEKGLFPERSALRKRLIEIAGALSQENSLEALTRRLASDTRSALHVDWSAVVAIDATTRAVHSAICPDSAETHRARLTGLLDTQSGAFRGLARLRKTITVSRLGKHQPEAARALAAMGAEALVPLYFQRRMIGILCLSTKRSGELYLREELELLDLFSHQIAASLENLRLFQDATYEELTGLLRREAVLRRLQIEAARSARNGSELSVAMIDLDRFKEFNDAHGHLFGDRILEQVASAMQTRVREVDALGRYGGEEFLLVLPNTGESGARRVAEALRQSVSELQLTAPDGQSGIHITISVGIATASEQTEGAHTLARELIRRADAALYAAKRAGRNRVVFHDGSIDPEDPAAV is encoded by the coding sequence ATGCAATCGGTTGCCTCACCGGGCCGGGCAGCATCGGTCCAGCTCCGCTCTCTCGCCGCAGTGCTGGTGGCGATCTGCGGTGTCTTGCTGACGCTGTCGGTCATCGACGAAGTCAATTTCAGCAGCATGCGTATGGGCGTTTTCCTGTCGGAACAGGACAACGCCGTCATCATCGAGGCCGTGGAACCGGACCTTCCCGCACAAGCCGCCGGGCTCGCGGGCGGCGATCGTCTGCTCGCCATCGAGGGCCAGCCGGTACCGACTCTGGTTGAACTCAATCGGGTACTGGACCAGCACGGCAAGGACGGTGAAGCACTCAGCCTGGAAGTCGAGCGAGCCGGTGAAGTCCTACGGCTGACGCTCACGCCGGGCGTCAGCGCGGACATCAATCGCCTGCTGGGGCAAATCGTCCTGGTGGCCGCCTATCTTGGTCTGGCCCTGCTCGCCGCCAGTCACCAGCACAAGGACATGCGTGCGCGCCTGCTGGCCATTTTTGTCGGCATCATTGCCATTGAGCTTGCCCTGCCGGGCACTCGGACATTCGGAGCGGCAGCAGCCTACGGCACGCTGTTTTTCTGGATGCTCACCACTGGCATCCAGTTTTCGCTCGAACTGCACATGGTCAGCCTGATCCCATCGAGACTGCCCCTGCTCAAGCGCCATCCCCGGCTGGTCATTCTCTACTATGTTGCCGGCGCGGCTGCCAGCGCCGTGCTGTTGTGGCTGGCCGTAAGCGAACTGCTCCTGTTTCCTGACCCTGAGATCAACCGTCTCGGTGCTGCCGAAGACGTCATGATGGTTGGCTGGGCCACGCTGGTCACTCTCGTCCTGGTCCGACAGCTGGCGCGCGCCGGCAGCGCTCGTGAAAGAAATCAGACGCTGCTGGTGCTGGTGGGCCTGACGCCGTGGGTGGTGTATGTGCTGCTGACTACATTCTGGTCAGGCTGGGCCGTGCTCGACCAGGCCTGGACCGAGCCGATAGAAAACATCGTGCTGCTGTTCTTCCCGGCAGCGGTGTTCGTGGCCATTTTTCGCTACGGCTTGTTCGACGTCGAGTCGTTTGTCCGCCGGAGTCTGGTCTACGGCACGGTCACCGTGCTGCTGATCGTGCTGCTCTACGCGCTGCTCACGGCTGCCCTGCCCTGGCTCAGCGAGCAGGTTGGCAGCGACCTGGCGCACTGGGTCATCACGGCCGGCGCTCTGATGATCGGTGCGCTGTTTCGCCCGCTCAGACACGGTATCGAGCAGGCCGTGGAAAAGGGCCTGTTCCCTGAGCGAAGCGCATTGCGCAAGCGTCTGATCGAAATCGCAGGCGCCTTGTCCCAGGAAAACAGTCTGGAGGCACTGACCCGGCGACTGGCCTCTGATACGCGCAGCGCGCTCCACGTGGACTGGTCGGCGGTCGTCGCGATCGATGCCACGACCCGCGCCGTTCATTCGGCGATCTGCCCCGATTCTGCCGAGACGCACCGAGCACGTCTGACCGGGCTGCTCGATACTCAGTCCGGGGCGTTTCGGGGGCTGGCAAGGCTGCGCAAGACGATCACTGTCAGCCGACTGGGCAAGCATCAGCCCGAAGCCGCCAGGGCTTTGGCCGCCATGGGCGCCGAAGCCCTGGTGCCGCTGTATTTTCAGCGGCGGATGATAGGCATCCTGTGCCTGTCAACCAAGCGTAGCGGAGAACTTTACCTTCGCGAGGAACTCGAGCTACTCGATCTGTTTTCCCACCAGATCGCCGCAAGCCTCGAGAATCTGAGGCTGTTCCAGGATGCGACCTATGAGGAGCTGACCGGCCTGCTGCGCCGTGAAGCGGTGCTGCGAAGGCTCCAGATCGAGGCGGCCCGGTCCGCCCGCAACGGCAGCGAGCTCAGCGTGGCGATGATCGACCTCGACCGGTTCAAGGAATTCAACGACGCGCATGGCCATCTGTTCGGCGACCGGATCCTTGAGCAAGTTGCCAGTGCCATGCAAACTCGGGTACGGGAAGTCGATGCGCTCGGTCGCTACGGTGGCGAAGAGTTCCTGCTGGTTCTGCCCAACACCGGCGAGTCCGGCGCCCGGCGCGTTGCCGAGGCGCTGCGCCAGTCGGTTTCTGAACTCCAGCTTACGGCGCCGGACGGGCAATCCGGCATTCACATTACCATCTCTGTCGGTATTGCCACAGCCAGCGAGCAAACCGAAGGTGCCCATACCCTGGCCAGGGAATTGATCCGGCGCGCCGACGCTGCTCTGTATGCGGCCAAGCGTGCCGGCCGCAACCGGGTCGTTTTCCACGATGGTTCCATCGACCCGGAGGATCCGGCCGCGGTCTGA
- a CDS encoding virulence-associated E family protein — MVARRHGFDPLADWLNSLEWDGSPRLESWLTVYMGAMPTKLNRAIARAFLISAVARALRPGCQADHVLCLESPQGVGKTETVRTLGGDWTQENLPDMHSKDGIAALSGAWFVELSELAAMSRSEVEAVKSFISRKVDKYRPAYGRHVVEQPRRCIFIATTNEGQYLRDRTGNRRFWPVKCGEIDIEALREDRGQLFAEAVACFKSGEQWHFTDPEIIRAAEAEQLARVEHDPWLSDIAAFVADKPQVTTAELLDMLQVPRGKASAPQAKRVAGIMRELGWIDRPEKTGGQREIVWRLKGE, encoded by the coding sequence ATGGTGGCGCGGCGCCACGGCTTCGACCCGCTGGCCGATTGGCTAAACAGTCTCGAATGGGACGGCAGCCCGCGCCTTGAATCCTGGCTGACCGTTTACATGGGTGCCATGCCGACAAAGCTAAACCGAGCCATTGCCCGAGCGTTTCTTATCTCGGCAGTTGCACGAGCGCTTCGACCAGGGTGCCAAGCTGACCATGTTCTTTGTCTGGAAAGCCCGCAAGGTGTCGGCAAGACCGAAACTGTCCGCACCCTGGGCGGTGACTGGACACAGGAAAACCTGCCCGACATGCACAGCAAGGATGGCATAGCCGCATTGTCTGGAGCCTGGTTTGTCGAGCTGTCGGAGCTGGCCGCCATGTCGAGGTCCGAAGTCGAGGCGGTCAAGAGTTTTATCTCTCGCAAGGTGGACAAGTACCGGCCCGCCTATGGCCGCCATGTTGTCGAACAGCCGCGCCGCTGCATCTTCATCGCCACGACCAACGAAGGGCAATACCTTCGCGACCGAACCGGCAACCGCCGATTCTGGCCGGTCAAGTGCGGCGAGATCGACATCGAGGCACTGCGCGAAGATCGCGGCCAGCTATTCGCGGAAGCCGTCGCCTGTTTCAAGTCAGGCGAGCAATGGCACTTCACCGATCCCGAGATCATCCGCGCCGCCGAAGCCGAGCAGTTGGCCCGCGTCGAACATGACCCCTGGCTTTCAGATATTGCTGCCTTCGTCGCAGACAAGCCGCAGGTCACGACGGCCGAGCTATTGGACATGCTCCAAGTGCCCCGAGGCAAGGCATCGGCTCCACAGGCAAAACGCGTGGCCGGAATCATGCGCGAGCTGGGCTGGATCGACCGACCTGAAAAGACCGGCGGCCAGCGCGAAATCGTATGGAGGTTGAAGGGTGAGTGA
- a CDS encoding helix-turn-helix domain-containing protein: MHELLSTEQVAEILGVSDRTVIRWRAERIGPPWCKIGRQVRYRRQSLNRWIAETEQTPVAGVA; this comes from the coding sequence ATGCACGAGCTTCTATCGACTGAGCAGGTTGCCGAAATTCTCGGCGTCTCCGATCGCACCGTCATTCGCTGGCGGGCCGAGCGCATAGGCCCGCCCTGGTGCAAGATCGGCCGGCAAGTCCGCTATCGCCGCCAATCCCTGAATCGCTGGATCGCAGAAACCGAGCAGACGCCGGTGGCGGGAGTGGCTTGA
- a CDS encoding tyrosine-type recombinase/integrase, with amino-acid sequence MTVLSDAAIRKLEPPERGQRIIYDDHKDAPPGFGIRALPSGTVAFILRYQAGGTDRRLTIGRYPTWTLAAARKRAVEYKRKIDGGADIVLERKVRREAPTVADAAEQFCREHYDKLASGKAARSRLRRYFLSEVGAAKVKDVKRAEVRRIIRDVAETKGREAGLLLANIKVFFGWCEDEELIDSNPVATLRPAKISPEMKPRSRTRVLDDDEIRAFWESVESVGMHRLTALALKLVLVTGQRPGEVVGMCWSEIKSGVWTIPGSRRGKTDTEHHVPLTKIALAILEDARAEVERLSKRRKTRPGDIVFETRPGQALRPDAVSKAVGKYREALGSKDSPDWGCWTAHDLRRTMRTGLAAAGVPVMVAEIAIGHAKKGIIGVYDAHHYQREIRTALEAWERRLNRIVEGKPADDNVATFTRERLA; translated from the coding sequence GTGACAGTGTTATCAGATGCCGCCATCCGCAAGCTGGAGCCGCCCGAGAGAGGGCAGCGAATTATTTACGATGACCACAAGGATGCACCGCCCGGATTCGGAATCCGCGCCCTGCCATCGGGCACCGTCGCTTTCATTCTGAGATACCAGGCCGGCGGCACTGATCGCCGCCTGACAATCGGCAGATACCCGACCTGGACGCTGGCCGCTGCCCGCAAGAGAGCGGTTGAGTACAAGCGCAAGATCGACGGCGGGGCGGACATTGTTCTCGAACGCAAGGTCAGGCGCGAGGCTCCGACCGTGGCTGACGCTGCCGAGCAATTCTGTCGGGAGCACTACGACAAGCTGGCAAGCGGCAAGGCTGCCCGATCCCGGCTGCGCCGCTACTTTTTATCGGAGGTCGGCGCTGCGAAGGTGAAAGACGTCAAGCGGGCCGAAGTCCGGCGCATCATCCGCGACGTGGCGGAGACGAAGGGCAGGGAGGCAGGGCTACTACTGGCCAACATAAAGGTTTTCTTCGGCTGGTGCGAAGATGAGGAGCTGATCGACTCGAACCCGGTCGCGACGCTGAGGCCGGCGAAGATCAGCCCGGAAATGAAGCCCCGGAGCCGCACCCGCGTTCTGGACGATGATGAAATCCGGGCATTCTGGGAGTCCGTCGAATCAGTCGGAATGCACCGGCTAACCGCGCTGGCCTTGAAACTGGTGCTGGTGACAGGGCAACGCCCCGGCGAGGTGGTCGGCATGTGCTGGTCAGAGATCAAGAGCGGCGTCTGGACGATCCCGGGCAGCCGCAGAGGCAAGACCGATACCGAGCATCATGTACCGCTGACGAAAATCGCGCTGGCGATCCTTGAGGATGCAAGGGCCGAGGTCGAGCGGCTGAGCAAGCGCCGCAAGACAAGGCCCGGCGACATCGTTTTCGAAACCCGGCCAGGTCAGGCGCTGAGGCCGGATGCTGTATCCAAGGCCGTCGGCAAGTACCGCGAAGCGCTGGGCAGCAAGGATAGCCCCGATTGGGGCTGCTGGACGGCTCACGATCTGCGCCGCACCATGCGGACGGGGCTGGCCGCTGCTGGCGTCCCTGTGATGGTGGCCGAGATCGCCATCGGGCACGCGAAGAAGGGGATCATCGGCGTCTATGACGCCCACCACTACCAGCGCGAGATCAGGACGGCGCTGGAGGCCTGGGAGCGCCGCCTAAACCGCATTGTTGAGGGCAAACCTGCTGACGATAACGTCGCGACATTCACAAGGGAGCGGCTGGCATGA
- a CDS encoding universal stress protein — MSDGIKEILVPVDGSENAVRAARFGADLAEQTGAGLRFFYVFPAASVEVIGMVGMSREDIDQAAQAAAQRAFDSIHEALGDGFPADAEEETSIGDPAEEIIRYTEDDPGVMVVIGRRGLSTVRSLLLGSVSDKVSRHARSPILLIT; from the coding sequence ATGAGTGACGGCATCAAGGAAATCCTGGTACCGGTCGATGGCTCGGAGAACGCCGTCCGAGCAGCCCGGTTTGGCGCCGATCTGGCCGAACAGACAGGGGCCGGGCTGCGCTTTTTCTACGTCTTTCCTGCGGCCTCTGTCGAGGTGATCGGAATGGTGGGCATGTCGCGCGAAGACATCGACCAGGCCGCTCAGGCCGCCGCCCAGCGCGCCTTCGACAGCATTCACGAGGCGCTTGGTGATGGTTTTCCCGCCGATGCCGAGGAAGAGACCTCCATCGGTGACCCTGCCGAGGAAATCATCCGCTACACCGAGGATGATCCCGGGGTGATGGTCGTCATCGGTCGCCGCGGCCTGTCGACGGTGCGCAGTCTGCTGCTCGGCAGCGTCAGTGACAAGGTGAGTCGCCACGCCCGTAGCCCGATCTTGCTGATTACCTGA
- the ligA gene encoding NAD-dependent DNA ligase LigA produces the protein MSADSGAVDRTIKDLREQIREHNYRYYVLDDPVVSDAEYDRLMRHLERLESEHPELVTPDSPTRRVGAAPAEGFETVIHDVPMLSLANAFEPDEVADFDRRLRDRLDIEQVEYSAEPKLDGVAIALRYEGGSLALAATRGDGRSGENVTANVRTIEAVPLRLRGQKLPERMEVRGEVFMTRSGFHALNQRLSEAGEKPFVNPRNAASGSLRQLDPAVTARRPLRFFCYGAATLEGLPARHSEILAALREFGLPVSPDARCVSGLEGMLGYYRDMSQRRDQLDHDIDGVVYKVDDLDQQRELGWVSRAPRWALAHKFPAQEEITRLLEIDVQVGRTGALTPVARLEPVFVGGVTVTNATLHNADEIKRKDIRPGDWVVVRRAGDVIPEIVRAVPERRESELPRWHMPTTCPACGSRVSQVEGEAVVRCTGGLVCPAQRRRALEHFAGRQAMDIDGLGERLVAQLVEQDLVHSPADLYRLDKSTLMSLDRMGEKSAENLLKAIDESREVSLARLLFALGIREIGQVGAGNLARHFGTLERLAEADVEALEAVRDIGPVMARHVYDFFRESHNREVIEQLLAAGVRYQAEAGSDPAAARPLNDRSYVLTGSLESMTRAQARQALESLGARVTSTVSARTTAVIAGESPGSKLKRARELGVRILGETDLQELLDQGQ, from the coding sequence ATGAGTGCCGATTCGGGTGCGGTAGACAGGACAATCAAAGACCTGCGCGAGCAGATACGCGAACACAACTATCGCTACTACGTGCTCGACGACCCGGTCGTCTCCGATGCCGAGTATGACCGGCTGATGCGTCATCTCGAACGGCTCGAGTCGGAGCACCCGGAGCTCGTCACTCCTGATTCACCGACCCGGCGGGTCGGCGCAGCGCCGGCCGAGGGGTTCGAGACCGTGATCCACGACGTTCCGATGCTGTCGCTGGCCAACGCATTCGAACCCGACGAAGTGGCCGATTTCGACCGACGCCTCCGCGACCGGCTGGATATCGAGCAGGTCGAGTACAGCGCCGAGCCCAAGCTTGACGGGGTGGCCATTGCCCTGCGCTATGAGGGCGGCAGCCTGGCTCTGGCGGCAACCCGCGGCGATGGCCGCAGCGGAGAGAACGTCACCGCCAACGTGCGGACCATTGAGGCTGTGCCGCTGCGCCTGAGGGGGCAGAAGTTGCCGGAGCGGATGGAAGTGCGCGGCGAGGTGTTCATGACTCGCTCGGGTTTTCACGCGCTCAACCAGCGTCTGTCCGAAGCCGGGGAAAAGCCCTTCGTCAATCCCCGCAATGCGGCGTCGGGCAGCCTGCGTCAGCTCGATCCGGCCGTCACCGCGCGCCGTCCGCTGCGGTTTTTCTGCTATGGAGCGGCCACGCTTGAGGGTCTGCCGGCCCGTCACAGCGAGATTCTCGCCGCCTTGCGCGAATTCGGCCTGCCGGTCAGCCCCGACGCGCGCTGTGTCAGTGGCCTCGAGGGCATGCTCGGCTACTACCGCGACATGAGCCAGCGGCGAGACCAGCTTGACCATGATATCGACGGCGTGGTCTACAAGGTTGATGATCTCGATCAGCAGCGCGAGCTGGGCTGGGTCTCGCGCGCGCCGCGTTGGGCGCTGGCTCACAAGTTTCCGGCCCAGGAAGAAATTACCCGCCTGCTGGAGATCGATGTGCAGGTCGGCCGGACCGGCGCGCTGACACCGGTGGCGCGGCTCGAGCCGGTCTTTGTTGGCGGAGTGACTGTGACCAACGCCACCCTGCACAATGCCGACGAGATAAAGCGCAAGGATATCCGTCCCGGCGACTGGGTTGTCGTCCGGCGTGCCGGCGATGTCATCCCCGAGATCGTCCGCGCAGTCCCCGAGCGGCGCGAGTCGGAACTGCCCCGGTGGCACATGCCGACCACCTGTCCGGCTTGTGGTTCGCGGGTCAGCCAGGTCGAGGGGGAAGCGGTTGTGCGATGCACCGGCGGGCTGGTCTGTCCGGCGCAGCGGCGTCGGGCGCTGGAACACTTTGCCGGTCGCCAGGCGATGGATATCGACGGTCTGGGAGAGCGCCTGGTCGCCCAGCTGGTCGAGCAGGATCTGGTCCACAGCCCGGCGGATCTGTACCGGCTGGACAAGTCGACCCTGATGTCGCTCGACCGCATGGGCGAGAAGTCAGCCGAGAATCTGCTCAAGGCAATTGACGAGAGCAGGGAAGTCAGCCTCGCAAGGCTGCTGTTCGCGCTCGGCATCCGCGAAATCGGCCAGGTCGGCGCGGGCAATCTTGCGCGTCACTTTGGCACGCTCGAACGGCTGGCCGAAGCCGATGTCGAAGCGCTTGAGGCAGTCCGGGATATTGGCCCGGTCATGGCCCGGCACGTATACGACTTCTTTCGCGAATCGCACAATCGGGAGGTCATCGAGCAGCTGCTGGCTGCCGGGGTGCGCTATCAGGCCGAAGCCGGCAGCGATCCGGCCGCCGCGCGACCGCTCAATGACCGGAGCTACGTGCTGACCGGCAGCCTCGAGTCCATGACGCGAGCGCAGGCCAGACAGGCGCTTGAGTCGCTCGGCGCACGCGTGACATCGACGGTCTCGGCCCGGACCACGGCCGTGATTGCCGGTGAGTCGCCGGGCTCCAAGCTCAAACGTGCCCGCGAGCTGGGCGTGAGAATCCTCGGTGAGACGGATTTGCAGGAACTGCTCGATCAGGGCCAATGA
- the zipA gene encoding cell division protein ZipA yields the protein MDNLRLILILIGLVVLALIVLFHKPAGQTQRNHARWRQAVRREPHLGEGKTDSRGGDDDRAAHWPDQSETGSGQDRHHTRPPELAGGATAEPPDKIVYLYICRRGDKRISGSELLDAAIKAGLSFGEMSIFHRRHEGATQPVFSMANLTAPGHFNPSQWNLFDTPGVTLFLTLPAPVTALDAWDAMLATAQRISGLLDADVLDDGKCLLTRQRIAQIREEMREYDRQSGMIKTE from the coding sequence TTGGACAATCTGCGCCTGATTCTCATTCTGATCGGATTGGTTGTCCTCGCTCTGATCGTGCTTTTTCACAAGCCTGCCGGCCAGACCCAGCGCAACCACGCCCGCTGGCGCCAGGCCGTGCGCCGGGAGCCCCACCTCGGTGAGGGCAAGACAGATTCCCGGGGCGGCGACGACGACCGTGCGGCTCACTGGCCCGATCAGTCTGAAACCGGCAGCGGTCAGGATCGTCACCATACGCGTCCGCCAGAGCTGGCCGGTGGCGCCACGGCGGAACCGCCGGACAAGATCGTCTACCTGTACATCTGCAGGCGCGGCGACAAACGCATCAGCGGCTCGGAACTGCTTGATGCGGCAATCAAGGCCGGTCTGAGCTTTGGCGAGATGAGCATCTTCCATCGTCGCCATGAAGGCGCGACCCAACCGGTCTTCAGCATGGCCAATCTGACTGCACCGGGGCACTTCAATCCAAGTCAGTGGAACCTGTTCGATACCCCGGGTGTAACCCTGTTTCTGACCCTGCCGGCACCCGTCACGGCGCTCGATGCCTGGGACGCCATGCTGGCTACGGCCCAGCGGATCAGCGGACTGCTCGACGCCGATGTGCTCGACGATGGAAAGTGCCTGCTTACGCGGCAGCGGATTGCCCAGATTCGCGAAGAGATGCGCGAATACGATCGACAGTCCGGCATGATCAAGACCGAATAA